CACATGAATTTCAAAGTTCCTTCCGTTACATCATAGAAACTTTAATATACACATAGAGAATGAATGCCACGGGAATGAACGTACTGATCAGACCAATAGCGCGCAGCTGCTTCTTCAGCTGCAGAGCAAAGCCAATCATCCAAGCAGCCGCCAAACCGAGTATCATGATATTAGGAGAAGATCCTTCGCCTATGCCACTAATTGCATAACCTGCTACACTATTTATAGTTACAAATAAGCCGGTTAGCAGATTCACTGCAATCCACATCAGTCTTTTCAAATACATCTCCCCTTTTCTCAATCAAACTGTCAGAACCATCTGGACTGTTTTCAAACTATGGCCAGCAAAATCATCGACATATTCTCTGATCGGCTTAAATCCTTTTGCCTCATAAAATTGCTTTCCCACGATATTTTCCTTTTCCACTTCCACGACAATTTCCTTCACACCCCCAAGCTCTTCAATCCCTTTTCTTAAAAGAGCTGTCCCCATCCCTTTGCCCTGATGCTGCGGATAAAAATAAATGGCGCGCAACTCCGTCCTTCCCGTCTCATCCACCGGAGAAAAATCTGCAAACCCAACGACTTCACCAGCCACTTCTGCAACAAATACATGCGAACCTGCCAAGCGGCTTTCCATCATCTCGTCACTATAAGCCACCCGAAGAAAATCATCTTGAATCTCACGCGGAATAATCCCCTCATACGTAGCACGCCAGCTTTCAAGCGCTATATCCTGGACTCTCTTACAATCACGCTCCGCCATGTCACGAACGATATAATCCACTCAGCGTCCCTCCTGTCGCAAGTCTGCATAGTATGTCTGCATTGATACTAGTAAAAAATCCGCCACTCGCTTCGATACTAACAGCCTTTATTTTATCTCTTTGGATAACGCCTTGTAATCCTATAGAAAAACACCTCTCCATTGATTCCATAAGGTTCTATACGTAATGTTCGATAAAAGGTGTTTTTTTCCTTCTTACTGGCCAGCGTTCTTTATACAAAAAAATAGCCGGAAATGAATTTGGTTTTTATGACCATCATCATTTCCGGCTATTTAGTATTCTTTATCACATCATTGGATGAACAGATGTTGTTTTACAGTACGTCTGTTTTATCAAGTAGCTGCTATTTTCTGCTGGCCATATACAGGAATGCCATCTATAAATGTAGACAGTACCTTTATGTCTTTGATACCTTTCGGATCGATGCTTGTCGGATCTTCTTCAAGCACTGCGAAATCTGCGCGTTTTCCTACTTCGATACTTCCTGAATTTTCTTCATCAAAGTTCAGCACCGCACCGTATATCGTCATGGATTTCAAAGCGGTGATAACATCACATCGCTGTTCCGGACCTAGCACCTTTCCTTCTCTCGTTATGCGGTTTACAGCCGCCCATACTGAAAATAACGGTGAATTATGCCAAGCTGGATAGTTTTCAGACATTAAACCATGTTCCAAATCGTAGTACTCATCACTTGTATAAGCGGCTGTCATAATCTCTTCTTTATTGACTGCTAAGTTTACAGCTTCTCTTGCTTTTTGGTCAGTGAAAAGTCCTTTTTTCTTATTGAACACACTAGTTAAAAATGATGCGGGGTCCAGATGGAGTTCCAAATTTGAATCTGTTTTTAATTGCTCAATATTATCAGTCAGAATTTGAGTAGCTAAATCATACTCTCCTGTTTGCATTCCTGCTGCACGGGTAGAGGCATCTTTCACAATATGGAAGTAGATCGTGTCAACCAAAGGCTCTCTTTTCCCTACCAATCCGCTCGCTTCACCTGAAGGCGATGTGTACTCTTCATTTTTAGCTAACTTGATATGTTGGTCTTGTTTCCACTCAACGAACTTGAAAGGACCCGTTCCGATGTATTCTTTCACACCCGTAGCCGGATCAGCTGCTTCAATTACTTCTTTTGGCATAATTGCGCCAAAATTACTGCTCATGGCCAGAATATATTTCACAATCGTTAAAGGCTTATCCATATGCAGCACTACCGTATCCTCATCTTCTTTTACAAATTCAGAATTCGATAAGTACGCAATTGCCTTTCCGTTTAAACTTCTCCAGCGTTCCATTGAAGCAACCACATCATCTGCCGTCATTTCGTTGCCATTGTGGAATTTCACATCTTTGCGTAACTTAAAAGTGACGTCTTTTCCATCTTCACTGATTTCATAAGACTCTGCCAGCAATGGTGCCACTTCGTTGTTTTCATCGAATGACAAAAGCTGTTCAAAAATATTACGGCTCACATCAGTCGTGGTTGCTGTATTTGAAATATGCGGATCTATTGTATTCGGCTGCGCATTATACCCAATATTCAGCGTGCTTTCTCCGCTGCTACTTCCACTTCCTCCACTATCATCTGAACAACCGGCTATCATAAACACCAAAAGTAAACTGAACAATATTCTATACATCTAATTCCCCCCTCCCATTTTTATAAAAAATTCTTTTTTACATTCCGTATATACTGCAAGTTCATCACTACTGAAGTTATCATGTTGTGTTTTTTTATAATTGCTGAATAACGTCTTATACATCAGAATTCCATATCACCTCCTCTTATTATTCGATATGCTCGTATTCACATGTAATCTGCCTTGAAGTACTCGGGATTTCCGATTCCTCCCTGATAAAGTGACTATGATGAATACTTTATAATCAGTGCATGAAGCACTGTCTATTCATATAAATGACAGGCTACCGTGTGACCCGGAGCCACTTGTGTCAGCTGCGGCATTTCCGCTTTACATCGGTCCATCGCATGCGGGCATCTTGTATGAAACACGCATCCAGCGGGAAGATCTGAAGGCGAAGGAACATCCCCTTTTATAAGTATGCGGGTATTTTTCACTGCCGGGTTCGGTATCGGCACTGCGGATAATAATGCCTGACTGTACGGATGCAGCGGTTTTTTAAATAACTCATCTGTTGGGGCCAATTCTACGATGTTCCCTAAATACATCACGCCAATTCGATGAGCAATATGACGAACCACACTTAAATCATGAGCGATAAACAAGTAGGACTGTTTAAATTCCTCCTGCAATTCCTGCAATAAGTTAATCACTTGAGATTGTATGGAAACATCCAATGCCGATACAGGTTCATCGCAAACAATGATTTTCGGATTAACCGCCATCGCTCTTGCCAATCCAATACGCTGTCTTTGACCTCCTGAAAATTCATGCGGGTACCGGTAATATTGGTCGGCTCGCAAACCGACTTTGTTAAGGAGATCCATCGCTTTTTCTGTTCTTTCATGTTTCGTTCCAATATTTTGAATTCTCATTGGCTCTTCAATGCTGTAACCGATTCTTTTCTTCGGATTCAATGAGGAATGAGGATCCTGGAAAACCATTTGAAGCTCTTTTCTAATAGGTAAGAATTTCTAGTTTTCTAGCTTGAAAATATCTTGACCCTTATAAAACGCTTCACCTTCCGTCGGTTCAGTCAGACGCAAGATAGTTCTGCCCATCGTACTCTTTCCGCAGCCAGATTCTCCAACGATTCCTAACGTCTCTTTTTCATATAATTCAAACGTCACACCATTAACTGCCTTTACGTGGTTCACTGTTTTTCCCAAACTGTTATTAATAGGAAAATGTTTTTTCAAACCTTTTATTTGGAGAAGAGGTGCTTCTTTTTCATACGGTTGTAACATCTTTGATTACCTCCTCATTCGCAACTTTTGCGTAATGCCAGCATCTGACCTTTTGGTTTTCATTTACGGTTTCTAAAGTTGGCGCTTCACTCAGACAAAGTTCATCTGCAAATGAACATCTTGGCGCAAAACGGCAGCCTTGTGGTACGTCATGTAATGAAGGAACCACCCCGTCGATTACA
The Sporosarcina sp. P33 genome window above contains:
- a CDS encoding GNAT family N-acetyltransferase gives rise to the protein MDYIVRDMAERDCKRVQDIALESWRATYEGIIPREIQDDFLRVAYSDEMMESRLAGSHVFVAEVAGEVVGFADFSPVDETGRTELRAIYFYPQHQGKGMGTALLRKGIEELGGVKEIVVEVEKENIVGKQFYEAKGFKPIREYVDDFAGHSLKTVQMVLTV
- a CDS encoding ABC transporter substrate-binding protein, yielding MYRILFSLLLVFMIAGCSDDSGGSGSSSGESTLNIGYNAQPNTIDPHISNTATTTDVSRNIFEQLLSFDENNEVAPLLAESYEISEDGKDVTFKLRKDVKFHNGNEMTADDVVASMERWRSLNGKAIAYLSNSEFVKEDEDTVVLHMDKPLTIVKYILAMSSNFGAIMPKEVIEAADPATGVKEYIGTGPFKFVEWKQDQHIKLAKNEEYTSPSGEASGLVGKREPLVDTIYFHIVKDASTRAAGMQTGEYDLATQILTDNIEQLKTDSNLELHLDPASFLTSVFNKKKGLFTDQKAREAVNLAVNKEEIMTAAYTSDEYYDLEHGLMSENYPAWHNSPLFSVWAAVNRITREGKVLGPEQRCDVITALKSMTIYGAVLNFDEENSGSIEVGKRADFAVLEEDPTSIDPKGIKDIKVLSTFIDGIPVYGQQKIAAT